DNA sequence from the Hyalangium minutum genome:
TCCCATGCCTCAGTGCGAACCCGTGCGCTCTGGCCCTCCGCCTCGTTCGCCGGAGCTAACCAGTTAGCTCTGAACCTCGGGCCCGCTCGTCACTGCCAACCGGTTGGCACTGTCCCTCCGCCCCGTTCGTCACTGCCAACCAGTTGGCTCTGTCCCTCTCCCACTGCCGATGGGTTGGCCCTGGCACCTCCTGGATGCTCTCACTGCTGCCAAATGCCTGAAGGCGTTCCACCTCCTAGGTTGTTTCAAGGGAGACTACCTGTCTGGTCTTCTTTCCCGCCCGGAGGTACCTTCTTGGGAACTTCCCACGCCATGCACCCCTCTACCCTTCCTCCAGGTTCGATCGTCGGCTCCTGGCGCCTGCTGGGTCTGGCCTCCCAAGGCTCCTTTGGTGCCGTCTTCCGCGCGGAGAGCACCACCGCTCCCGAGTCAGGCCCCGTCGCTCTCAAGTTCGCGCTCCAGCCAGGGGATCCCCGCTTTGCCCTGGAGGCAGCGTTTCTCTCCCGCATGAAGCACCCGAACTTGCCCCTCCTGCGGGACTCGGGCGAGTGGCACAGCCCCAGCGGCACGACCTACTCGTTCCTGGTCATGGACTGGGAGGAGGGTCTGCCCCTGTACTCCTGGGCCCGGCTCCGGCCCCGCTCCTCGCGGGAGGTGCTGCGCGTCCTGGCTCAAGGCGCCCGCGCACTCCAAGCCATCCATTCCGCCGGTGGGCTCCACCGCGACGTCAAAGGGGACCATTTCCTCGTGCGCCCCGAAGATGGGCACGCCGTGCTGGTGGACTTCGGCTCCTGCACCTTCCGCGGCGCTCCCGTCATCACCCGCAACTCCGGGCCTCCCAGCACGCCCGAATACCTCAGCCCTCAGTCCCTCGTTCACCAGTGGAGGTTCCGCCGGGATCCCACAGCTCGCTATGAGCCCTCTGTTGCGGATGACGTGTACGCCCTGGGCGTCACTGCCTACCGGCTCGTCACCGAGCGTTACCCGCTCATCGCCGACGACGACTCCGGAACGGATGAGGGCCAGGACGACTCCCTCCCCATCATTCCCAAACTCGTGCCCGCGGACGTGCTCGTTCAGCTCAGCCCCGAGTTGGCCCTGTGGATCCGGCAGCTGCTGTCCGTGGAGCCCTCAGCCCGAGGAACTCCGGCGGAGTTGGTCAGGGGCCTGGAGCGGTCGGCGAACACCGAGGGCGCCAAAGCGGACAAGCCCATCGGCCCGATCAGGGCTCACTCCGCCCCCAGAAAAGCAATTCCCCAGCAAAAGCCTCCACCTCCCATGCCGAGCCGTGCGCTCCGTTGGAAGGTGTGGTTCGGCGCCACGGCCTTGACCCTTGTGTTGGTCGCTGGAGGGGGAGGACTGCTCCATGCGCAGATGGAACAATCTTCTTCCTCCGGCCAGCCCCCCACTCTCATGCAGCAGTTCCCCACCGTGCATGCAGAGACTTCAGGGCTCGGAGAACTTGAGCTCCCGGAACCTCTAAATCCATCCGAGCCCATGCCTCCACACGAGGGGATTAACGCCCCCATCCCCGATGGTCCCCTCCAAGGCCAGCGCACGCCTCCGTGCAGGAAACCCCTGGTCGAGATCAACGGTGGCTGCTGGAGCCTCGTAGGCAATGAAACGCCTCCCTGCTCCGACATCACCTATGAGTGGCGGAAGCAGTGCTACCTGCCCTTCATGGCTCCCTCGCGGCCCTTGAACACGAGAGAAAAGTAGCTGGCCGTCGAGACATTCAGTAGGTCCACAGCAGACGGAGGAACTGATGCAGACCGTGGGGGAAAAGCTCTTCGCTCAAGGGGAGGCCAAGGGAGAGGCCAAGGGCCAAGCCAAGTACCTCCTCCGGACCCTGGACCGGCGCGGTATTCCCATGGATGCCAAGACCCGTCGGCGCATCCTTGCTTGCAAGGACACCCGCCTGCTCGACCAGTGGTGTGACCGGGCCCTGACCGCCACCACCCTGGCCGAAGTCCTGGGCGAAGCCTCCAAATAGCCCCGCCCGAACGTCTCCAGGTATCCGAAATACCCCGGGGGGCTCACACAAGCCCCCCATCCGGGCCGCTCTGGTGCTATCTGTCCCGGGCCATGGCCCAGCCCCTTTTCGCTACGGTCCCCAACGAGATCGACTTCCCCGCCGACGAGCGCCGCATCCTCGCCTTCTGGAAGGAACGCCGAATCTTCGAGCAGACGCTCGAGGGCCGGGACGCTGCCCCTCCCTTCATCTTCTACGAGGGCCCGCCCACCGCCAACGGCCTCCCCCACAACGGTCACGTCCTCACCCGCGTCATCAAGGACCTCTTCCCTCGCTACAAGACCATGCGCGGCTTCCGCGTCCCCCGCAAAGCCGGCTGGGACACCCACGGCCTCCCCGTCGAGGTGGAAGTCGAGAAGGAGCTCCGCATCCACGGTAAGGCGGAGATTGAGCGCTACGGCGTCGAGCCCTTCACCCAGCGCTGCATCGAGTCCGTCTTCCGCTACACCAATGAGTGGGAGCGCCTCACCGAGCGCATCGGCTTCTGGGTCGACCTCCCCGACGCTTACGTCACCTACCACCGCTCCTACGTCGAGAGCGTCTGGTGGGCCCTCGCCGAGCTGTTCCGCAAGGGCCTCCTCTACCAGGGCCACAAAATCGTCTGGTGGTGGCCCCAGGGCGGAACCGCCCTCAGCTCCGGCGAAGTCGGCATGGGCTATCGCACCGTCGATGACCCCAGCGCCTACGTCGCCTTCCCCCTGAGAGGCCAGCCCGACACGGCGCTCCTCATCTGGACCACCACCCCCTGGACACTCCCGTCCAACATGTACGCCGCCGTGAACCCCTCGGTGGACTACGTCACCGTGGACGCCGGCGACCGCAAGCTCATCATCGCCGCAGCCCTCCGCGAGGAGCTCGCCAAGAAGCTCAAGAAGGACCTGCCCATCCTGGAGACCCAGAAGGGCAGCGAGCTCGTCGGCCGCCGCTACTTCCCGCCCTATGACGTCTACTTCCAGCGCGCCGGCTCCACCGAGCTGCCCCTGAAGGCCGGAGGCTCGGACTCGCCCGCCTGGCGCGTCATCGCCGCCGACTTCGTCACCCTCACCAGCGGCACCGGCATCGTCCACATCGCCCCCGCCTTCGGCGAGGACGACTACAACGCCTTCCGCCAGGAGCGCACCCGCTTCACCCAGCCCGACGCCCTCGAGATGTTCTGCGCCATCCGCTCGGATGGCACCTTCTCCGACGACTTCCCCGGCATTGCCGGCAAGTTCGTCAAGGACGCCGACAAGGACATCTCCCGCGCCCTCAAGGAGCGCGGCTTGCTGGTGCTCATGGAGCAGTACAAGCACGAGTACCCGTTCTGCTGGCGCGCCGATGACGACCCGCTCATCCAGTTCGCCCGCCCCGCCTGGTACATCCGCACCACCCAGGTGAAGGACCAGGCCATCGCCAACAACCGCGCCGTCAACTGGGTCCCCGAGCACATCAAGGAAGGCCGCTTCGGCGACTTCCTCGCCAACAACGTGGACTGGGCCCTCTCCCGCGAGCGCTACTGGGGCACCGCGCTCCCCCTGTGGATCCACTCGGAGACGGGCGAGGTGGAGGCCATCCCCTCGCTCCAGGCCCTGCGCGAGAAGCCCGGCAGCAACCTCGCCGCCGTCGAGGCCGAGCTCAAGGCCTTCCTCGCCCAGAAGCCCGGTGCCACCACCGCCGAGCACCTCATCGTCCACAAGCCGTGGATCGACAAGGTCACCTACGAGAAGCCCGGCACCCCCGGCCGCTTCACCCGCGTGCCCGAAGTCATCGACGTGTGGTTCGACTCGGGCTGCATGCCCTTCGCCCAGTGGGGTTTCCCCCACGCCCAGGGCTCGCGCGAGAAGTTCACCCAGGCCTTCCCCGCTGACTTCATCTCCGAGGCCATCGACCAGACGCGCGGCTGGTTCTACTCGCTGCTGATGATCAGCACGCTCGTCTTCGATGAGGAGACGCAGAAGCGAGAGAACATCCTCCCGTCCCACGGCTGGCCGCACCCGTACAAGAGCTGCATCGTGCTCGGCCACGTCTCCGACAAGGAGGGCAAGAAGGAGTCCAAGTCCAAGGGCAACTACACCCCGCCCGAGATCATCCTCGATGAAGTCCGCATGGACTTCGCCGTGCTGGATGACAAGGCCGCCGGCGTCAACGGCGTGGCCGGCGAGGCGCTCATCGCCCGCGAGGACCTCGAGGGCCTCGACATGCAGGAGGGCGTCAAGGTCCAGGTGTTCCGCCCGGATCAACCCGGCACCGCCCTCACGCTCACGGTGAAGGCCCACAAGAAGCTCAAGCGGCGCGTGCTGCTGCTGGCGAAGAAGGACCTGGAGGCGCTGAGCGTGGCGCCCTCGGCCAAGGGCGCGGATGTCATGCCCGTGGAGGTGCCCCGCCTGGCTCCCTCCGAGCGCGTGGTGCTCAAGGACCCCGCCTCCAAGGCCCCCGGCGCGGACGCCTTCCGCTGGTTCTTCTACGCGGCCAGCCCCACCTGGTCCAACACGCGCCACTCGCTGAGCAACGTGCGCCTGTTGCAGAAGGACTTCCAGGTCAAGCTGCGCAACGTCTACTCGTTCTTCACCATCTACGCGAACATCGACGGGTTCTCGCCCGCCACCGGCAACCCGGACGCCTCCGAGGCCCCGTGGCTCGCCATCCGCAAGAGCCAGGGCTGGCGCGAGCCCAAGGTCCGCACGGTGTTGGACAAGTGGATCCTCTCCGAAGTGCAGCTCGCCCTGCGCGACACGGCCCGCCACCTGGACGGCTACCACGTCTATGAGGCGGCCCAGCGGCTGGTGGCGCTCGTGGACGCGCTCTCCAACTGGTACCTGCGCCGCAGCCGCGACCGCTTCTGGGCTCCCGGCCTGGAGCAGGACAAGCTCGACGCGTACTACACGCTGTACGAGGCGCTCACCGCCATCGCCTCCATGTCCGCGCCCTTCATCCCCTTCTTCGCCGAGGAGATGTGGCTCAACCTGGTGCGCCGCCCCTGGCCGCACTCCCAGCCGGAGAGCGTCCACCTGGGCCGCTTCCCCGACGCCGACGAGCGCCTCATCGACGAGGGGCTCGCCGCGGAGATGGGCGCGGTGCGCGAGCTGGTGTCCCTGGGCCTCAAGGTCCGCACCGACAACCGCCTCAAGGTCCGCCAGCCCCTGTCCCGCGTGGACGTCATCCTCGCGCGCTCGGAGCTGAAGGAGCGCGTGGCCGTCTACAAGGAACTCATCGCCGACGAGCTGAACGTCCACGAGGTGCACTTCCTCGAGGCCGGCCAGGAGACGGACGTGGTCCGCTACAAGGTCCGCCCCAACCTGCGCGCGGTGGGCAGCCGGCTCGGGCCCAAGCTGGCGCCGGTGCGCAAGGCGTTCGACTCGGCGGATGGCCGCATCCTCCAGCGCGAGCTGTCCCTCAAGGGCATGGTCTCCATCACCGTGGACGGCGAGCGCATGGCGTTCCCCGCCGAGGAGCTGGAGGTGCTCGTGGAGGCCAACCCCGGCTTCGCCGCCGCAGGCGCGAGCGTGGGCGTGGTGGTGCTCTACACCGAGCTGACCGAGGCGCTGGTGGACGAGGGCCTCGTGCGCGAGCTGCTCGCCCGCGTGCAGGCGGCGCGCAAGGACATGGCGCTGGGCTATACGGACCGCATCCGCCTCTGGGTGGACGGCGACGCGCGGGTGCTCCGGGTGACGCAGGCCTCCAAGGAGTTCATCTCCCGCGAGACGCTCGCCTCCGAGCTGAACGTGGGCCCCGAGGGCCTCACCGGCAAGGAGGAGGAGTTCAACCTCAACGGCCTGCCCACGCGCATCCGCGTCGAGCGCGCCTGACAGGCAGAGCCAAGGCCCAGGGGCTCGCTCAGGGAGTCGCGAGCCGAGCCCCAGGGCCCTCCAGCGGGAGAATCCAGGGCCGGGGCGAGAGGCTGTACCGGTACGCCGCCAGGTCCACCGTTGGGTCCACGAGGAGTTGGCGGGGCCGCCCGTTCAATCGGACGGCCACCCAGGCTCGCACTTCCACTCCGGGTTGTCCCTGGCGCGCGTACTCCTCCGAGACGTGACGCGCGAAGGTGGCCAGCATGTCCGGGTGGGTCACCATCCGGTACGCCTGCTTGTCGGTGAGGTAGCGCAGCGGCTCCACCTCCCAGCGCTCACCGGAGGCTGGATCCGTGGCCTCGAAGCGCGCGTGGGCCCGCTTCTCCATGATCTTCATGTGCCAGGAGAAGAGGAACCCCTCCTCGTTCCAGAGCACTGGCCCCGGGTAGAGCCAGTGCCGCAGCGGCACCAGCACCTGCACGGTGAAGTGCACGCACAGCAGCACGGTGAGCCACGCCGCGGGCCGCCGCTCCAGCGCGGGCGCTGGGCTCTCCGCCGTGGGTGCAGACAGCGTCCCCGTACGAGCCCACGCAAGCGCCCGACGCGGCCAGTCCGGCTCGAAGAACAGGAGCAGCAGCGAGGCCGCCATCCACGGGAACACGCCGATGTTGAGCAGCAGCCCCGTCATCAAATGGAAGGACAACAGGGCGGCATAAGCCACCGGCCGCGTGCGCCTCCACAGCATGAATGGAGGGCCTAGCAGCACGACGAGCATGCCTCCCCAGCTCGCCCCGAGCGCCAGGACGGGCAGTGGCACCACGGGTGCCAGCGCACGGGCCACCGGAGTGCCATCCAGCCACTGCACCAGGGGCTGGCCGTGGAGCAGCCAATCCGGCTGAAGCTTCGCCATCCCCGAGAAGGCATACGCCACCATCAGCTGCGCGCGCAGCGTCCACAGGCACCAGGCGGGCACGGTGTCCCGGCGCAGTTCCGGGCGGCGCCGTGCATCCAGCGACCAGAGCCCCTCCAGCGGCATCAGCGCCATGAGGAAGGCCAGCAGGCACGCCAGGTAGTAGTGGTTCAGGTAGTGCGTCCGGTCCAGCAGCTGGACGTACGAGAACCCCACGGCCAGCACGAGCATGCACGCCCGGTAGAACAGGCCCAGCATGACCCCCACCGCCGCCACCCCCAGCACGGCAAAGAGGGCGTACATCCCCACGGCCGACAGAGGCTTCACCCACCCGAACCCGGGAAACGTGAAGAAGAAGGAGGGAGCCACGTAGTAGGCGTGGATCCACCCCTTGAGGAAGTAGCGCAGGATCGCGGCGGCCATGACCGCGCCGAAGGCGATGCGGAGCACCGCCAACGAGGCCACGTCCACGGGCCGAAGCAGCCACCGGGGCATGCGTCAGTCGAAGTCCGAGTCCCCGCCACTGCCCGTATCGCCCAAGCATCCACCGCCACCCGAGGGATCCGTGCCGCGGTCATTCTCCTCGTCGTGGCGCACCTGGAACTCACACACCAGCGAGGTGCCGTCCTCGAAGAACAGCTTCAGCGTCGTCGACAGGCGGTTCTCCACGAAGGTGACGACCCGCTCCAGCGTGCCTGTCCGCAGCTTCGGACGAAGGCCCTGGGTCACCAAGTCCCAGTGCTTGATCTCGGGCGAGGGCGCGGGGATGAACCCTCCCGTACCGCCTGTACCACCATCCGCGCCGCCCGTGCCGCCATCCGTACCGCCCGGGGTTCCACCGGGAGCCACCTCGCTCGGCAGGTTCAGCTCCACGCCTCCCGAGAGCACCGAGGAGCGAGCCACCACCGCGCTCATCACCACCTTCCGCTGGCCAAAGCTGACGGAGAGGATGTCCTCATTGTTGAGGTAGTTGATGGCGTAGAAGCTCTCCGGATCGATCTCATCCGACACCGCCAGGTTGCCGATGAACCCCTCGCAGCGCCCCGACGACGTGGAGGCGCGAGAGCAGTCACAGCGGCTGGTCATCATGACCAGGGCCATGAGGGAGAGAATCAGGTACGACCGCGAGGATTTCTTCATGGTGGGGGGGCCTGGGTGCTCGGGGAGTGGCAACGCCACGAACCGGCAGTATTGGGTGGAAGAGAAGCCGCGGTCCAGAGGAGGCTCAGGCCCCCGAGCGCAACACCTTGAGGGCCTCGCGGAACAGCGCCTGGAAGGCGGCCTCGGGCCCCAGCCGCTCTCCGGCCATCTCCGCGGCCTTCTCCGCCTGCGGCGCCTTGTAGCCCAGGTTCAGCAGCGCCGAGACCAGGTCCGCCATGGGCCCCGCGGCCGGAGGCGGCGTCACCGCGCCCTTGGCCACGGCCTCCAGGTGGAGCGTCTTCACCTTCTCCTTGAGCTCCAGCACGAGCCGCTCGGCCGTCTTCTTGCCGATGCCGTGAATCTTGGTGAGCCGCGCCACCTCTTCCTTGGCGATGGCCACCACCAGCTCCGGCACCTCCATCCCGGACAGCACGGTGAGCGCCAGCCGCGGCCCCACGTGCGACACCGAGGTGAGCAGCAGGAACATCTCCTCCTCGCCTCGAGTGAGGAAGCCAAACAGCTCGAAGGCGTCCTCGCGCACCACCGTGCGCACGCGCACCTGGACGGGCTGGCCCTCCGCGGGCAGCTTCCCCATCGTCAGCGTGGAGAAGAAGACACGGTAGCCCACCCCTCCCACGTCGATGATGGACTCGTCGAGGCCCTTCTCCTGCAGGGTTCCGCGCAGTGCCGCGATCATCGCGCCTCCGGGCGCCGGTAGGACGGGCTCAGCCGATCCGCGAGGAGCGCCGCCGCGCCCTTGCGGCCCTTGGCGCGAGCCCCGCGAGAGCTGCCCGCGAGCAGGCCCGCGGCCCGGCCCTGGTTCAAGTGGCACAGCGCCACCGCGAGGGCGTCGCTGGCATCCGCCCGCTCAATCTCGTCGAGCCTCAGCAGGGAGCAAACCATGCGAGCAATGGCGTCCTTGCCGTCCGCGCCGCCCGCGCCCACCGAGCGCTTCACCTTCGCCGGCGGGTACTCGTACACGGGCAGCCCCGCCTGGGCCGCCGCCAGCAGCGCCACGCCTCGCGCGTGCCCCAGCACCAGGGCGCTGCGTGCGTTGCGGAAGGTGAAGACACCCTCCACCGCCACCGCCTCGGGCTTGAGGTGGCGCAGCGCGCCCGTCAGCTCGGCGTGCAGCACCATCAGCCGCTCGTGCAGTGGGGCGTTGGGGTCCACCTTGATGACCCCATGGGCCACATGGGTGAGCCGGCCCCGCCGCTCCTCCACCACGCCATAGCCCATGAAGCGGCTGCCAGGATCGACCCCTAGGACGCGCACGTTCCTCTCCACCACCCCAACGAAACAGGTGTTCAGCCTTGTAACGCGTCCATCAACGCCTCGTCGATCTCGAAGTTGGCGTGGACGTTCTGGACGTCGTCGTTGTCCTCCAGCGCGTCCATCAGCTTGAGCATCTTCTTGGCGTTCTCGCCCTCGAGCTTCACCGTGTTCTGCGGGAAGAAGCTCCACCTCTGCTCGCCCAGCTTGAGCCCCGCCGACTCCAGGCTGTTGGCCACCGTGTGCAGGTCCACAGGCGCCGTGCGCACCTCGAAGCCGTCCGTTCCCTGGTTGATGACGTCCTCGGCGCCGGCCTCGATGGCCTTCTCCATCACCTGGTCCTCGGAGGGGCCCGGCTTCACGGCGATGACGCCCTTCTTCTGGAACATCCAGCCGACCGCGCCCTCGGCGCCGAGGTTGCCTCCACCCTTGTTGAAGAGGATCCGCACGTCTCCCGCGGTGCGGTTGCGGTTGTCCGTGAGGCACTCGACCAGGACAGCCACGCCGCCGGGGCCATAGCCCTCGTACATCACCTCTTCGTAGCTCTCGCCCTCCAGCTCGCCGGTGCCCTTCTTGATGGCGCGCTCGATGGAGTCCTTGGGCATGTTCGCCTCGCGCGCCGCGGCGATGGCGACGCGCAGGCGGGCGTTACCGGTGGGATCCCCGCCGCCCAGGCGGGCCGCGACGGTGAGCTCCTTGATGACCTTGCTGTACAGCTTGCCCTTGGTCGCGCCCATGGCGGCCTTCTGGCGCTTGATCTTGGACCATCGGTTATGACCGGACATGGCGGGGCAACTTCTCCCCTAACCCCACCCACCGAGTCAAACCCCGAGTCGAACGGCCAGGGACTACGCCTCGGCTTGGAGGGCGCGGGACTTGCCCTCTTCCCGGCGGCGGGCCGCAGGCTTCGGGAAGTGCAGGATGACGGGGACGCTCTGCACGGGCTTGGACGCCTCGGCGGCCGCGCTCTCGTCCACGGTCTCCTGGGCCTGAACCGGAGCCGGCTCCGGATCCACCGCCGGAGTTGCCTCGGCCACCGGAGCCGCCTCGACCGTCGGAGCCGCCTCGGCCGCCGGAGCCGCCTCCGCCTCGCGCTCCGCCGCCTCTTGAACCCGGGCCTCGAGCGCCTCCGCCGCACGCTCCTCGGACTCGTGCGCAGCCACCTCACGCGCGACCCGGGCAGCCTCGGCCTCCGCCGGCTCAAAGAAGCGCGGCGCATCCAGCGAGCGCTCCCGCTCCTCGACGCGGCTGGCGGGCACCAGCACCCCCAGCACGAACAGGTGCATCGCCGCCTCGAACGCCACCACCTCGGGCAGCCGGCACTCCAGCAGCACCGCGCGCACCGTGCGCCGCCCATCGAAGAGGCGCACCAGGGCAATCACCTCGTCCGGCAGCTCGGAGAGGTGCTCGGCCATCCGCGCGAAGTCCACCGTGAGGCGCGCCGCCAGCGGCACCCCCACCTCGCGCAGCCGCTCGAAGCGCTCCAGGGCGGGCAGCACCTCGGCGCGAAGGAACGCCCGGTCCATCAGCAGCGAGCCCCGGTGCAGCTCGGGGCCAAAATTCACGCCGAACACCCCGCTGCCGAAGGCCAGCAGGCGCCGGAAGCCCAGCACGCCCCGCTCGCCCTGGAAGGCCGCGTCCACCACGCGCCCGCCGCGGAAGGCGAAGAACCCGTCCCCGCCGTCCTTGAGCACCACGCGGCCCGAGCGCGCACCGGCCAGCAGCGCACGCGCAATCTCCGTCAGGGGCAGCCGCGCCGAG
Encoded proteins:
- a CDS encoding serine/threonine protein kinase, which encodes MHPSTLPPGSIVGSWRLLGLASQGSFGAVFRAESTTAPESGPVALKFALQPGDPRFALEAAFLSRMKHPNLPLLRDSGEWHSPSGTTYSFLVMDWEEGLPLYSWARLRPRSSREVLRVLAQGARALQAIHSAGGLHRDVKGDHFLVRPEDGHAVLVDFGSCTFRGAPVITRNSGPPSTPEYLSPQSLVHQWRFRRDPTARYEPSVADDVYALGVTAYRLVTERYPLIADDDSGTDEGQDDSLPIIPKLVPADVLVQLSPELALWIRQLLSVEPSARGTPAELVRGLERSANTEGAKADKPIGPIRAHSAPRKAIPQQKPPPPMPSRALRWKVWFGATALTLVLVAGGGGLLHAQMEQSSSSGQPPTLMQQFPTVHAETSGLGELELPEPLNPSEPMPPHEGINAPIPDGPLQGQRTPPCRKPLVEINGGCWSLVGNETPPCSDITYEWRKQCYLPFMAPSRPLNTREK
- the ileS gene encoding isoleucine--tRNA ligase, with the protein product MAQPLFATVPNEIDFPADERRILAFWKERRIFEQTLEGRDAAPPFIFYEGPPTANGLPHNGHVLTRVIKDLFPRYKTMRGFRVPRKAGWDTHGLPVEVEVEKELRIHGKAEIERYGVEPFTQRCIESVFRYTNEWERLTERIGFWVDLPDAYVTYHRSYVESVWWALAELFRKGLLYQGHKIVWWWPQGGTALSSGEVGMGYRTVDDPSAYVAFPLRGQPDTALLIWTTTPWTLPSNMYAAVNPSVDYVTVDAGDRKLIIAAALREELAKKLKKDLPILETQKGSELVGRRYFPPYDVYFQRAGSTELPLKAGGSDSPAWRVIAADFVTLTSGTGIVHIAPAFGEDDYNAFRQERTRFTQPDALEMFCAIRSDGTFSDDFPGIAGKFVKDADKDISRALKERGLLVLMEQYKHEYPFCWRADDDPLIQFARPAWYIRTTQVKDQAIANNRAVNWVPEHIKEGRFGDFLANNVDWALSRERYWGTALPLWIHSETGEVEAIPSLQALREKPGSNLAAVEAELKAFLAQKPGATTAEHLIVHKPWIDKVTYEKPGTPGRFTRVPEVIDVWFDSGCMPFAQWGFPHAQGSREKFTQAFPADFISEAIDQTRGWFYSLLMISTLVFDEETQKRENILPSHGWPHPYKSCIVLGHVSDKEGKKESKSKGNYTPPEIILDEVRMDFAVLDDKAAGVNGVAGEALIAREDLEGLDMQEGVKVQVFRPDQPGTALTLTVKAHKKLKRRVLLLAKKDLEALSVAPSAKGADVMPVEVPRLAPSERVVLKDPASKAPGADAFRWFFYAASPTWSNTRHSLSNVRLLQKDFQVKLRNVYSFFTIYANIDGFSPATGNPDASEAPWLAIRKSQGWREPKVRTVLDKWILSEVQLALRDTARHLDGYHVYEAAQRLVALVDALSNWYLRRSRDRFWAPGLEQDKLDAYYTLYEALTAIASMSAPFIPFFAEEMWLNLVRRPWPHSQPESVHLGRFPDADERLIDEGLAAEMGAVRELVSLGLKVRTDNRLKVRQPLSRVDVILARSELKERVAVYKELIADELNVHEVHFLEAGQETDVVRYKVRPNLRAVGSRLGPKLAPVRKAFDSADGRILQRELSLKGMVSITVDGERMAFPAEELEVLVEANPGFAAAGASVGVVVLYTELTEALVDEGLVRELLARVQAARKDMALGYTDRIRLWVDGDARVLRVTQASKEFISRETLASELNVGPEGLTGKEEEFNLNGLPTRIRVERA
- a CDS encoding HTTM domain-containing protein, translating into MPRWLLRPVDVASLAVLRIAFGAVMAAAILRYFLKGWIHAYYVAPSFFFTFPGFGWVKPLSAVGMYALFAVLGVAAVGVMLGLFYRACMLVLAVGFSYVQLLDRTHYLNHYYLACLLAFLMALMPLEGLWSLDARRRPELRRDTVPAWCLWTLRAQLMVAYAFSGMAKLQPDWLLHGQPLVQWLDGTPVARALAPVVPLPVLALGASWGGMLVVLLGPPFMLWRRTRPVAYAALLSFHLMTGLLLNIGVFPWMAASLLLLFFEPDWPRRALAWARTGTLSAPTAESPAPALERRPAAWLTVLLCVHFTVQVLVPLRHWLYPGPVLWNEEGFLFSWHMKIMEKRAHARFEATDPASGERWEVEPLRYLTDKQAYRMVTHPDMLATFARHVSEEYARQGQPGVEVRAWVAVRLNGRPRQLLVDPTVDLAAYRYSLSPRPWILPLEGPGARLATP
- the ruvA gene encoding Holliday junction branch migration protein RuvA, which produces MIAALRGTLQEKGLDESIIDVGGVGYRVFFSTLTMGKLPAEGQPVQVRVRTVVREDAFELFGFLTRGEEEMFLLLTSVSHVGPRLALTVLSGMEVPELVVAIAKEEVARLTKIHGIGKKTAERLVLELKEKVKTLHLEAVAKGAVTPPPAAGPMADLVSALLNLGYKAPQAEKAAEMAGERLGPEAAFQALFREALKVLRSGA
- the ruvC gene encoding crossover junction endodeoxyribonuclease RuvC, with the translated sequence MRVLGVDPGSRFMGYGVVEERRGRLTHVAHGVIKVDPNAPLHERLMVLHAELTGALRHLKPEAVAVEGVFTFRNARSALVLGHARGVALLAAAQAGLPVYEYPPAKVKRSVGAGGADGKDAIARMVCSLLRLDEIERADASDALAVALCHLNQGRAAGLLAGSSRGARAKGRKGAAALLADRLSPSYRRPEAR
- a CDS encoding YebC/PmpR family DNA-binding transcriptional regulator; this encodes MSGHNRWSKIKRQKAAMGATKGKLYSKVIKELTVAARLGGGDPTGNARLRVAIAAAREANMPKDSIERAIKKGTGELEGESYEEVMYEGYGPGGVAVLVECLTDNRNRTAGDVRILFNKGGGNLGAEGAVGWMFQKKGVIAVKPGPSEDQVMEKAIEAGAEDVINQGTDGFEVRTAPVDLHTVANSLESAGLKLGEQRWSFFPQNTVKLEGENAKKMLKLMDALEDNDDVQNVHANFEIDEALMDALQG
- a CDS encoding response regulator encodes the protein MLLVEPEAQYRSELGTALSEAGFEVALVGSAEDAREELAPGGVLPGLIVSETELPGMDGFTLCGLVRTELRTAQVPVFLLASRRESFHPELAANMGADDYLAKPVMVQDVVALARLKAGRRTGESEYEAHSARLPLTEIARALLAGARSGRVVLKDGGDGFFAFRGGRVVDAAFQGERGVLGFRRLLAFGSGVFGVNFGPELHRGSLLMDRAFLRAEVLPALERFERLREVGVPLAARLTVDFARMAEHLSELPDEVIALVRLFDGRRTVRAVLLECRLPEVVAFEAAMHLFVLGVLVPASRVEERERSLDAPRFFEPAEAEAARVAREVAAHESEERAAEALEARVQEAAEREAEAAPAAEAAPTVEAAPVAEATPAVDPEPAPVQAQETVDESAAAEASKPVQSVPVILHFPKPAARRREEGKSRALQAEA